A genomic window from Salvia splendens isolate huo1 chromosome 11, SspV2, whole genome shotgun sequence includes:
- the LOC121755932 gene encoding probable E3 ubiquitin-protein ligase ARI8: MELESDDDMHDANEVASLDEDDNYYSGGEDDDDMLETGEDEEDYAYDYADEDDDDAADYDFIANSDDGDDALVSRSQKNYTILKEEDIQERQFEDITKISTVLSIPREAACILLRRYNWSVNNVHEEWFADEENVRRAVGILETPVVKALNFKEVSCGICFERYTINKLRTLACSHLFCDTCWKAYISTSINDGPGCLVLRCPEPCCGAALGQDMIDKLASHEDKEKYRRYLLRSYVEDSRKIKWCPAPGCDSAVEYVVGSGSYDVTCNCSYSFCWNCAEEAHRPVDCETVAKWVLKNSAESENMNWILANSKPCPKCKRPIEKNQGCMHMTCTPPCKFEFCWLCLGQWSEHGERTGGFYACNRYEAAKQEGVYDDAERRREMAKNSLERYTHYYERWASNQSSRLKALADLHQMQTVHLEKLSEVHSQPESQLKFVIEAWQQIVECRRVLKWTYAYGYYLPEVEHTKKQFFEYLQGEAEAGLERLHQCAEKELMNYLNSEGPSKDFNDFRTKLAGLTSVTRNYFENLVRALENGLSDVDSQAVCNKMSSKTAAGTSKSKGGRGKGSSKTGTSVRNADDSGSWACDKCTYMNARSAAACQVCNHRN; encoded by the exons ATGGAATTGGAGTCCGACGACGATATGCACGATGCCAATGAAGTAGCCTCGCTGGATGAGGATGATAACTACTACAGCGGCGGCGAGGACGACGACGATATGCTCGAAACTGGCGAAGACGAAGAAGACTATGCCTATGACTATGCCGATGAAGACGACGACGACGCCGCTGATTACGACTTTATCGCCAACTCGGATGACGGCGATGACGCACTCGTCAGTCGCTCGCAG AAGAATTATACTATCTTAAAAGAGGAAGATATACAAGAACGCCAATTCGAAGACATTACCAAAATATCTACTGTTCTTTCTATTCCACGGGAAGCAGCATGCATACTGTTGCGGCGTTATAACTG GAGTGTGAATAACGTGCATGAAGAATGGTTCGCCGACGAAGAAAATGTTCGTAGAGCTGTTGGCATATTGGAAACACCAGTTGTTAAGGCTCTAAATTTTAAGGAA GTGTCCTGCGGGATCTGTTTTGAGCGCTACACTATCAACAAACTACGAACTCTTGCGTGCTCTCACCTTTTTTGTGACACATGCTGGAAAG CTTACATAAGTACTTCCATCAATGACGGTCCTGGATGCTTGGTGCTGAGGTGTCCAGAACCTTGTTGTGGTGCTGCTCTTGGCCAAGATATGATTGATAAGTTAGCTTCCCATGAGGATAAGGAGAAGTACCGCCGCTATCTTCTTAGATCTTATGTTGAGGACAGCCGTAAG ATTAAGTGGTGCCCTGCTCCTGGTTGTGATTCTGCTGTTGAATATGTTGTTGGTAGTGGAAGCTATGATGTCACTTGCAATTGTTCATATAGCTTCTGTTGGAAT TGCGCAGAAGAAGCCCATCGGCCAGTGGACTGTGAAACTGTGGCAAAGTGGGTTTTGAAAAACAGTGCAGAATCTGAGAACATGAACTG GATATTGGCCAACTCCAAGCCATGTCCCAAGTGCAAGCGTCCGATTGAAAAGAACCAAGGCTGCATGCACATGACTTGCACTCCACCATGCAAGTTTGAGTTTTGCTG GTTGTGTCTTGGTCAATGGTCAGAGCATGGTGAGAGAACTGGAGGTTTCTATGCATGCAATCGTTATGAAGCAGCAAAGCAAGAGGGAGTG TATGATGATGCAGAAAGGAGGAGAGAGATGGCCAAGAACTCCTTGGAACGATACACTCATTATTATGAGCGATGGGCATCCAATCAATCG TCAAGGCTAAAGGCACTGGCGGACCTGCATCAAATGCAAACTGTACAT CTTGAGAAGCTAAGTGAAGTTCATTCCCAGCCTGAGTCACAATTGAAGTTTGTTATTGAAGCTTGGCAACAG ATTGTAGAATGCAGGAGGGTTCTAAAATGGACGTACGCATATGGATATTATCTACCTGAGGTTGAACATACAAAAAAACAGTTCTTTGAGTATTTGCAAG GGGAGGCGGAAGCTGGTCTGGAGAGGCTTCATCAATGTGCAGAGAAAGAACTAATGAATTACCTGAATTCCGAGGGGCCATCAAAAGATTTTAATGACTTCCGCACCAAACTTGCTGGCCTGACAAG cGTAACACGGAACTACTTTGAAAACCTGGTTAGAGCACTGGAGAATGGGCTTTCAGATGTAGATTCACAGGCAGTATGCAACAAGATGAGCTCAAAAACTGCAGCAGGGACTAGCAAGAGCaaagggggaagagggaaaggATCTTCTAAGACGGGCACATCAGTCAGAAATGCAGATGATTCTGGAAGTTGGGCATGCGATAAGTGTACATATATGAATGCTCGATCTGCAGCTGCATGCCAAGTGTGTAACCACCGCAATTGA
- the LOC121754052 gene encoding tetrapyrrole-binding protein, chloroplastic-like, which translates to MSTNTLNSIHHHYHRSLRRRHSLDSPRATLFLRRTTTTTSLSHSSTTFAATSAATSTPTTDPSTSKYSTSLDLLRQHLTGKDLRQADEETRRLIIALAGDAAVKRGYVFFSEVQFIPASALREIDALWREHSDGKFGYSVQRRIWKKLNRDFTEFFIKVGWMKKLESSEVEQYNYRSFPAEFTWDMEEGPPEGHLPLTNALRGTQLLSCILTHPAFDGEDDDQSDDERESGAVVKPFTTPFQTNYSF; encoded by the exons atgtccACCAACACCTTAAACTCTAtacaccaccactaccaccgctCTCTCCGGCGGCGCCACTCCCTAGACTCCCCCCGCGCAACCCTATTCCTCcgccgcaccaccaccaccacctcgctCTCCCACTCCTCGACCACCTTCGccgccacctccgccgccaCGTCCACCCCCACCACCGACCCCTCCACCTCAAAATATTCCACCTCACTCGACCTCCTCCGGCAGCACCTCACCGGAAAAGACCTCCGGCAGGCCGACGAGGAGACCCGCCGCCTCATCATCGCCCTCGCCGGCGACGCCGCCGTGAAGCGCGGCTACGTCTTCTTCTCTGAGGTCCAATTCATCCCCGCCTCGGCGCTCCGGGAAATCGACGCGCTGTGGCGGGAGCACAGCGACGGGAAGTTCGGGTACAGCGTGCAGCGGAGGATCTGGAAGAAATTGAACAGGGATTTCACGGAGTTCTTCATCAAGGTGGGGTGGATGAAGAAGCTGGAGAGCTCGGAGGTGGAGCAGTATAATTACAGGAGCTTTCCGGCGGAGTTTACGTGGGATATGGAGGAGGGCCCGCCGGAGGGGCATCTGCCGCTCACGAATGCGCTGAGAGGGACGCAGCTGCTCAGTTGCATTCTCACCCACCCTGCTTTTGACGGAGAAg ATGATGATCAGAGtgatgatgagagagagagtggagcTGTGGTTAAGCCTTTCACCACTCCCTTCCAAACTAATTACTCTTTCTGA
- the LOC121753739 gene encoding protein FAR1-RELATED SEQUENCE 5-like, with the protein MDVDAALDGGNGLMEASVQGDVTSREAERNAEPYVGMVFETEAAARAYYNEYAGRAGFLTRIISSSKSEGDGSFVSCGFGCRSIPTSQKTGNVSNEGGQKRRGGCTATLLVKQDNGGRWVVKKFVRDHNHPLVVSLPRRCPTFDEKDKRIQELTAEIRVKKRLSAAYREQLLILMKDVESHTDHITSKVQMTRNNLKELEERRQQLSNHKKPSL; encoded by the exons A TGGATGTAGATGCAGCACTTGATGGTGGTAATGGGTTGATGGAAGCATCGGTACAAGGGGACGTAACGTCACGTGAAGCTGAGAGAAATGCAGAACCTTATGTTGGTATGGTGTTTGAAACAGAAGCTGCTGCTAGAGCATACTACAATGAATATGCTGGCCGAGCAGGATTTTTGACCCGCATTATATCGTCCAGTAAATCAGAGGGGGATGGCTCATTTGTATCATGTGGGTTTGGTTGTAGAAGCATTCCTACTAGCCAAAAGACAGGTAATGTGTCAAATGAAGGTGGACAAAAACGAAGGGGTGGTTGTACTGCAACACTCTTAGTAAAACAAGATAATGGAGGGAGGTGGGTTGTCAAGAAATTCGTGCGAGACCACAACCATCCTTTGGTAGTTTCACTTCCCAGGAGATGCCCTACTTTT GATGAGAAAGACAAAAGGATTCAGGAGTTAACTGCTGAAATAAGGGTAAAGAAACGTCTGAGTGCAGCATATAGGGAGCAGCTACTTATTCTCATGAAAGATGTTGAAAGTCATACTGATCATATAACATCAAAAGTTCAAATGACCCGCAATAATCTGAAAGAACTCGAAGAGAGAAGGCAGCAGCTTTCAAACCACAAAAAACCAAGTTTGTAG